One segment of Sinorhizobium sp. BG8 DNA contains the following:
- a CDS encoding porin: MNIKSLLLGSAAALAAVSGAQAADAIVAAEPEPMEYVRVCDAFGAGYFYIPGTETCLKVGGYLRVQLDISDDVVTNDEDEAGYKTNARGYLIVNAKSDTEYGVLNSEIDMQMDSQGGFFLDGAFIQLGGLTIGRFYNYWDAGLSGETDINDSGASWAPGAFTLNDAIMYTYDGGTFNVSGTVENFEPQGATYVGTNPIHAPWKNFGDVGLSAKVGFTFGGISANLIGSYDTWVEEGAIRALATADIGPGTFGIFGVWSSDPSRYWNASEWSVAAEYKAKINDKFSITPGVQWFDKIDIDYTNGSFQNGGHYAGDGDAWRAGVTVDYAITAGLTSKLSVQYQDEDHDEDVVGGGLDDKTWSGFLRLQRDF; encoded by the coding sequence ATGAACATCAAGAGCCTTCTTCTCGGCTCCGCTGCTGCTCTCGCAGCAGTCTCCGGCGCACAGGCCGCTGACGCTATCGTAGCTGCAGAGCCCGAGCCGATGGAATACGTTCGCGTTTGCGACGCATTCGGCGCTGGCTACTTCTACATTCCGGGCACCGAAACCTGCCTCAAGGTCGGCGGTTACCTCCGTGTTCAGTTGGACATCAGCGATGACGTTGTAACCAACGACGAAGACGAAGCTGGCTACAAGACCAACGCTCGTGGCTACCTCATCGTCAACGCTAAGAGCGACACCGAATACGGCGTCCTCAACAGCGAAATCGACATGCAGATGGACTCCCAGGGCGGCTTCTTCCTGGACGGCGCGTTCATCCAGCTCGGTGGCCTGACCATCGGTCGCTTCTACAACTACTGGGACGCCGGCCTCTCGGGTGAAACCGACATCAACGACTCCGGCGCAAGCTGGGCTCCGGGTGCATTCACCCTCAACGACGCGATCATGTACACCTACGACGGTGGCACGTTCAACGTTTCGGGTACGGTTGAAAACTTCGAGCCGCAGGGTGCTACCTACGTTGGTACGAACCCGATCCACGCTCCGTGGAAGAACTTCGGTGACGTCGGTCTGTCGGCTAAGGTTGGCTTCACCTTCGGTGGCATCAGCGCAAACCTCATCGGCTCCTACGACACGTGGGTTGAAGAAGGCGCAATCCGCGCTCTCGCAACCGCTGACATCGGCCCGGGCACCTTCGGCATCTTCGGCGTATGGTCGAGCGATCCGAGCCGCTACTGGAACGCTTCCGAATGGTCGGTTGCTGCCGAGTACAAGGCTAAGATCAACGACAAGTTCTCGATCACCCCTGGCGTTCAGTGGTTCGACAAGATCGACATCGACTACACCAACGGCAGCTTCCAGAACGGTGGCCACTACGCTGGCGACGGCGATGCATGGCGCGCTGGTGTAACGGTCGACTACGCGATCACCGCTGGCCTGACCTCGAAGCTCAGCGTTCAGTACCAGGACGAAGACCACGACGAAGACGTCGTTGGTGGCGGCCTGGACGACAAGACCTGGAGCGGTTTCCTCCGTCTGCAGCGCGACTTCTAA
- a CDS encoding alpha/beta hydrolase — MSFDDADAYVPGHFVTQDGLRLYTRDYQANGRAAQGVPVICLAGLTRNSRDFQQFALMLSRDESAPRRVITIDSRGRGNSAWDENKSNYNIAVECGDVIAICDSLGIERAAFIGTSRGGLLLHLLAAARPGLISGLVLNDIGPVIENEGMAKIRDYLNASQPIDDWDGAVAALRRIHERNFPALSDRDWLDMAQAIYAEKDGAVAADYDPAIAAQLLTLDLSQPLPTLWPQFEGLSNLPVLAIRGEHSELLSEATFADMAQRHRGLVRLTAAGQGHAPSSTIPTSTPRYPPSFRKPELAARNGRIWTVAKGLCLPRLSLDKKKKPGSKAGLPRLTEVRPD, encoded by the coding sequence ATGAGCTTCGACGACGCTGACGCATATGTGCCAGGCCATTTCGTAACCCAGGACGGGCTCCGGCTCTATACGCGTGACTATCAGGCGAATGGCCGCGCCGCTCAGGGCGTACCCGTAATCTGCCTCGCGGGACTGACGCGCAATTCGCGCGATTTTCAACAGTTTGCACTGATGCTCTCGCGTGACGAATCAGCTCCCCGGCGCGTCATCACCATCGACTCCCGGGGGCGCGGAAACTCGGCGTGGGACGAAAACAAAAGCAATTACAACATCGCGGTCGAATGCGGCGACGTGATCGCTATCTGTGACTCGCTCGGCATCGAGCGTGCGGCTTTCATCGGAACATCCCGCGGCGGTCTGCTTCTACATCTTCTGGCCGCTGCCCGTCCCGGCTTGATCTCAGGCCTCGTGCTCAACGACATCGGGCCCGTGATTGAAAACGAGGGAATGGCGAAGATCCGCGACTATCTCAATGCGAGCCAACCGATCGACGATTGGGACGGGGCAGTTGCTGCGTTGAGGCGCATTCACGAGCGGAATTTTCCTGCCCTCTCGGACAGGGACTGGCTCGACATGGCGCAGGCGATCTACGCCGAGAAAGACGGTGCTGTTGCCGCCGACTACGATCCCGCAATTGCAGCACAACTGCTGACGCTCGACCTCAGCCAACCTCTGCCCACGCTCTGGCCACAGTTCGAGGGGTTATCCAATCTCCCAGTTCTGGCGATTCGGGGCGAGCACTCAGAGCTTTTGTCCGAAGCAACCTTCGCCGACATGGCGCAGCGCCACCGTGGTCTCGTGAGGCTGACCGCCGCCGGTCAGGGGCATGCCCCCTCCTCCACCATCCCGACGTCTACCCCTCGGTATCCGCCTTCCTTCAGAAAACCTGAGCTCGCCGCAAGGAACGGTCGGATCTGGACGGTCGCGAAGGGTCTGTGCCTTCCGCGCCTGTCTCTGGACAAAAAGAAAAAGCCCGGCTCGAAAGCCGGGCTTCCCAGACTGACCGAAGTCAGACCAGATTAG
- a CDS encoding caspase family protein: MFERVVSRIAPIVFLSVAVFVCEAGAAEAKRVALLIANQKYEATAQLNNPANDVELMRQSFESAGFDSVNTVHDLDRAAMVKALRDFEDQAIDAEVAVVYYSGHAMEMNGVNYLLPVDAMLKSDRDVEDESVAIDRVQRALNGATRLKLFILDACRNNPFAQSMTRSIGTRAVTRGLARVEPESADTLIAFASKAGTVALDGEGSNSPFATALAKYLVEPGVDVRIALGKVRDEVVQVTNREQEPFVYGSLGGAQIFLNIKQVTINVTNSGNTQEVSPNGQSEAAADWQNIRDLADKDLLQAFIAKHGKDPVYKMLAEKKLASLAEAEQTKGQAADDIAWEALSGSTDAAALTRFIERYPSSGHKAEAERLIAALEPEKGLGVSQGAKETPASRDCYLLAGEPQSLPNFLGVSFLKIDAKRALTACAQAVNENPADGMLVDLLGRAHDADRNYVEARRNYEKAVELGNMYALTNLAWFSVYGTDGPIDVAKGLSMFEKAATAGNAYAQASLGWLYREGYGGTRQDLAEAARWYQQSANQGYANAMATMGWFYREGKGVAQDYVQSLNWYRKAADAGDANAMSSLGWAHQNGLGTPQNYAEAKVWYEKAANNGDAYSMASLGWFYDVGNGVKQDYVEARYWYEKAANNGSAYAMGNLSRLYDQGFGTPKDAKEAVRWAAAAVESGDANKLAELKSSPGNFTPAFRKEMQNLLRERGLYSGATDGEFGVATIAAIERLASSRENAAAATSGGDGGNSTIQPFVSATGSDADQCYALAGEPNVKPGFNGTLFAQIDYGRAIPACEAALAANPGDNMIRNMLGRANDAARNYAKARENYQKAADEGNYYALTNLAWFSIYGTDGPVDMQKGIRMFEQAANAGNPYAQASLGWLYREGYNGTPKDYDRAADWYRKAADQGYANAQATMGWFYREGLGVERDYNASIDWYKKGAAGGDINAMSSLGYAYQIGLGVAVDFVEARKWYEQAAAFNDYYSMASIGWLYDVGNGVKQDYVEAKAWYEKAAKGGNTYAMGNLSRLYDQGLGVPTDPQQAARWAVASIEGGDQAKLQELKTSPGNFSPQFRKELQTILKQRGFYSGPIDGDFGIATQNAIDRLASRT, encoded by the coding sequence ATGTTCGAGCGAGTAGTAAGCCGCATTGCACCGATTGTTTTTCTATCGGTCGCGGTTTTCGTGTGTGAGGCCGGTGCCGCTGAGGCCAAGCGTGTCGCCTTGTTGATTGCCAATCAGAAATACGAGGCGACCGCACAGCTGAACAATCCGGCAAATGACGTCGAACTCATGCGCCAGTCGTTCGAGAGTGCGGGTTTCGATTCGGTCAATACAGTACACGACCTGGACCGAGCCGCCATGGTCAAGGCGCTTCGCGATTTCGAGGACCAGGCGATCGATGCAGAAGTCGCCGTGGTCTACTATTCCGGCCATGCGATGGAAATGAACGGCGTCAATTATCTGCTGCCCGTGGACGCCATGCTAAAGAGCGATCGGGACGTAGAGGACGAAAGCGTGGCGATCGACCGCGTCCAGCGGGCCCTCAACGGCGCGACCCGCCTGAAGCTCTTCATTCTCGACGCCTGCCGCAACAATCCGTTCGCCCAGAGCATGACACGATCGATCGGAACGCGCGCCGTGACCCGCGGCCTCGCTCGCGTGGAGCCCGAATCGGCGGACACCCTCATCGCCTTTGCGTCGAAGGCCGGTACGGTTGCGCTCGACGGAGAAGGCAGCAACAGCCCGTTTGCGACCGCGCTTGCCAAGTACCTCGTCGAACCGGGGGTGGATGTGCGCATTGCCCTCGGCAAGGTCCGGGACGAGGTGGTGCAGGTGACCAATCGCGAACAGGAGCCATTCGTCTACGGTTCGCTCGGCGGCGCCCAGATCTTCCTCAATATCAAGCAGGTGACCATCAACGTCACCAACAGCGGCAATACGCAGGAAGTCTCTCCCAACGGCCAGTCCGAGGCGGCTGCCGATTGGCAGAACATCCGCGATCTCGCCGACAAGGACCTCCTCCAGGCTTTCATCGCCAAGCATGGCAAGGACCCGGTCTACAAGATGCTGGCGGAAAAGAAGCTGGCATCGCTTGCCGAGGCCGAGCAGACCAAGGGCCAGGCGGCCGACGATATCGCCTGGGAAGCCCTGAGCGGCTCCACCGACGCCGCCGCGCTGACGCGTTTCATCGAGCGTTATCCCTCGAGCGGTCACAAGGCGGAAGCCGAGCGGCTGATTGCCGCGCTGGAGCCTGAGAAGGGCCTCGGCGTCAGCCAGGGCGCCAAGGAGACCCCCGCGTCGCGCGACTGTTATCTGCTCGCGGGAGAGCCGCAGTCCCTGCCGAATTTTCTCGGTGTGAGCTTCCTCAAGATCGATGCCAAGCGGGCGTTGACGGCGTGCGCCCAGGCCGTCAACGAGAATCCCGCAGACGGGATGCTCGTCGACCTGCTCGGCCGCGCCCATGACGCCGACCGGAACTATGTGGAGGCCCGCCGGAACTACGAGAAGGCCGTCGAACTTGGCAACATGTACGCGCTCACGAACCTCGCCTGGTTTTCCGTCTACGGAACCGATGGCCCGATCGATGTGGCCAAGGGCCTGAGCATGTTCGAAAAGGCGGCAACTGCCGGCAATGCCTATGCCCAGGCGTCGCTCGGATGGCTTTACCGCGAAGGCTATGGCGGAACGAGGCAGGATCTGGCCGAGGCGGCGAGGTGGTATCAGCAATCCGCCAACCAGGGCTATGCGAATGCCATGGCGACGATGGGCTGGTTCTACCGGGAGGGCAAAGGCGTAGCGCAAGACTACGTGCAGTCACTGAACTGGTACCGCAAGGCCGCAGATGCCGGCGATGCCAACGCCATGTCCTCGCTCGGCTGGGCGCACCAGAATGGTCTCGGTACGCCGCAGAACTACGCCGAAGCCAAGGTCTGGTACGAAAAGGCGGCCAACAATGGCGACGCCTATTCCATGGCGTCGCTCGGCTGGTTCTATGACGTCGGCAACGGCGTGAAGCAGGACTATGTCGAGGCCCGATACTGGTACGAGAAGGCGGCCAACAACGGCAGCGCCTATGCGATGGGCAATCTTTCCCGCCTCTATGACCAGGGATTCGGAACGCCGAAGGACGCCAAGGAGGCCGTGCGCTGGGCTGCCGCCGCCGTGGAGAGCGGTGACGCCAACAAGCTCGCGGAACTGAAGTCCAGTCCCGGCAATTTCACTCCTGCCTTCCGCAAGGAGATGCAGAACCTCCTGCGGGAACGTGGTCTCTATAGCGGAGCGACGGACGGAGAATTCGGTGTCGCCACGATCGCGGCAATCGAACGGCTCGCCTCATCCAGGGAAAATGCAGCGGCAGCGACCTCCGGTGGGGACGGCGGGAACAGCACCATCCAGCCGTTTGTAAGTGCGACCGGTTCTGACGCGGACCAGTGCTATGCGCTTGCGGGCGAGCCGAACGTGAAGCCCGGATTCAACGGTACTCTCTTCGCCCAGATCGACTACGGGCGGGCAATCCCCGCCTGCGAGGCTGCGCTGGCGGCAAATCCCGGCGACAACATGATCCGCAACATGCTCGGCCGCGCCAACGACGCCGCACGCAACTACGCCAAGGCGCGGGAGAACTATCAGAAGGCCGCGGACGAGGGCAATTACTATGCCCTCACCAACCTTGCCTGGTTCTCGATCTACGGCACCGACGGGCCAGTGGACATGCAGAAGGGCATCCGCATGTTCGAGCAGGCCGCGAACGCCGGAAATCCCTACGCGCAGGCATCGCTCGGCTGGCTCTATCGCGAGGGCTACAACGGCACGCCCAAGGACTACGACCGGGCGGCTGACTGGTACCGGAAGGCCGCGGACCAGGGCTATGCGAACGCGCAGGCCACCATGGGCTGGTTCTATCGCGAAGGGCTGGGCGTCGAACGCGACTACAATGCCTCGATCGACTGGTACAAGAAGGGTGCCGCCGGCGGCGATATCAATGCCATGTCGTCTCTCGGCTATGCCTACCAGATCGGCCTCGGTGTCGCCGTCGACTTCGTCGAGGCGCGCAAATGGTACGAACAGGCGGCCGCGTTCAACGACTATTACTCCATGGCCTCGATCGGCTGGCTGTATGACGTCGGTAACGGCGTGAAACAGGACTATGTGGAGGCAAAGGCCTGGTACGAGAAGGCGGCCAAGGGCGGCAACACCTATGCCATGGGCAACCTCTCCCGGCTCTACGACCAGGGCCTGGGCGTACCCACGGATCCGCAGCAGGCGGCTCGCTGGGCCGTCGCCAGCATCGAGGGTGGCGACCAGGCCAAGCTGCAGGAACTGAAGACCTCTCCAGGGAACTTCTCTCCGCAGTTCCGCAAGGAGCTCCAGACAATTCTCAAGCAGCGTGGTTTCTATTCCGGCCCGATCGACGGTGACTTCGGCATCGCGACCCAGAATGCGATCGACCGGTTGGCGAGCCGAACCTGA
- a CDS encoding calcium-binding protein: MTTYIYGTDDDDFIQQNSAVDLRVYAYAGDDEIILNRVDSLGGFNWVSAGDGDDIVRNSYEGGNDIYLGNGNDIYTHDGYAIDSTERDNVFGGAGNDLFRVKTLESVYNGDSGNDTFQSVGYENTFHGGTGTDTISYQLQDSSDLRGSGVYVDLDEQYAKVGSDMEDLISIENAIGTSYNDTLIGTFGRNTLNGGSGHDELDGLGGNDLLIGGNGDDDLFGGSGNDILRGDRGNDILQGNSGADYFDFNSIADSVVGSRRDVIEDFSRSQGDYIDLRGIDADTTYRGNQAFDYIGSSNFSGTAGELRYKSYILSADVDGDGRSDFQVEVNATKLYTSDFLL, from the coding sequence ATGACGACTTATATATACGGTACGGACGACGACGATTTCATCCAGCAGAATTCGGCCGTGGACCTGCGCGTCTATGCCTATGCGGGAGACGACGAGATCATCCTGAACCGGGTCGACAGCCTCGGCGGGTTCAACTGGGTGTCCGCAGGTGACGGCGACGACATCGTTCGCAACAGCTACGAGGGCGGCAACGACATCTACCTCGGCAACGGCAACGACATCTACACCCACGACGGATACGCAATCGACTCGACCGAGCGCGACAACGTCTTCGGCGGCGCCGGCAACGACCTGTTCCGGGTAAAGACGCTCGAGAGCGTCTACAACGGCGATTCGGGCAACGACACGTTTCAGTCGGTCGGCTACGAGAACACCTTCCACGGCGGAACCGGTACCGACACCATCTCCTACCAGCTCCAGGATTCGAGCGATCTACGCGGTTCGGGGGTCTATGTGGACCTCGATGAGCAATACGCAAAGGTTGGATCGGACATGGAAGATCTGATCAGCATCGAGAATGCCATTGGCACGAGCTACAACGATACCCTGATCGGGACCTTCGGCCGCAACACGCTGAACGGTGGATCGGGCCATGACGAACTCGACGGCCTGGGCGGGAATGACCTGCTCATCGGCGGAAATGGCGACGATGACCTTTTCGGCGGAAGCGGCAACGACATCCTGAGGGGAGACCGTGGCAACGACATCCTCCAGGGAAACAGCGGCGCCGACTATTTCGACTTTAACTCCATCGCAGATTCGGTCGTCGGATCGCGCCGCGACGTGATCGAGGACTTCAGCCGCTCGCAAGGCGATTACATCGACCTTCGCGGGATCGATGCCGACACGACCTATCGCGGCAACCAGGCGTTCGACTACATCGGCAGCAGCAACTTCTCGGGCACAGCAGGCGAACTGCGCTACAAGAGCTACATACTTTCGGCCGACGTTGACGGCGACGGCCGTTCGGACTTCCAGGTCGAGGTCAACGCCACGAAACTCTACACGAGCGACTTCCTTCTCTGA
- a CDS encoding lytic transglycosylase domain-containing protein, translating to MIPGKPASLTAVLAAGTLAIAALALPPLVLPVRAQEIPLPRVKPLGFAASTPSQDITGAIVRAENVAPISGQLKDGLDALSDRDPVKALRIRNALQQDGLDRHILTWAIVTSGQKGVPSYEIANAQRELRGWPGLASLRANSERALARENAPPADVIAAFGTTQPETADGAIALARAKMASGGTAAAAVVLRPFWLREPLTKDMETTILEDFSGVLTVADHKARMEMLLYRGRADQAARFGDLGQAQSLYRAWAAAIRKAPNAGQLVKAVDPKWHKDPGYTFVRILLANRADRYVEAADLLVHAPDDAKALVNPGEWWTQRRITSRGLADLGKYKSAYTVVASHAAREQADVVDAEFHAGWYALRGLNDPSTAAKHFRNILQSSNRPLSVSRAWYWMGRAAEAGGPGSSSEYYTKAANFPGTFYGQLAAARIGRKTLNVTYPSPSPDERNRFESREAVKAIARLDAAGHGWRAAALYRALADELQSPGEMAILAAKAERQGDHQLSLQVGKIAFGRGMDVAALAFPVGVIPAGANISGSGKALAYAIARQESAFNPAAVSPANARGLLQLLPGTAQGVAKRYGIAYSKEKLTSDAGYNATLGAHYLGEQINDFGGSYILTFIAYNAGPKRVPQWIERYGDPRGKPIDEVVDWIERIPFTETRSYVQRVMENYQVYKTRLGQEADIVHDLRMGR from the coding sequence ATGATCCCAGGAAAGCCCGCCTCGTTGACCGCCGTGCTTGCCGCCGGCACCCTTGCCATCGCCGCTCTTGCCCTGCCCCCTCTTGTCCTGCCCGTCCGCGCGCAGGAGATTCCCCTTCCCCGCGTGAAGCCGCTGGGCTTTGCAGCCAGTACACCTTCGCAGGACATCACCGGCGCGATTGTTCGCGCGGAGAACGTCGCCCCCATCAGCGGTCAACTCAAGGATGGCCTGGACGCGCTCTCCGACCGTGATCCGGTGAAGGCACTGCGCATTCGCAACGCCCTCCAGCAGGACGGGCTCGACAGGCATATCCTGACCTGGGCAATCGTGACCTCCGGCCAGAAGGGAGTTCCTTCCTACGAGATCGCCAATGCGCAACGGGAACTGAGAGGATGGCCGGGCCTCGCGTCGCTGCGCGCCAATTCGGAACGTGCGCTCGCGCGGGAGAACGCTCCGCCAGCTGACGTGATTGCAGCCTTTGGCACGACCCAGCCGGAAACCGCCGACGGCGCGATCGCTCTTGCGCGCGCCAAGATGGCCTCCGGCGGAACGGCGGCCGCAGCAGTGGTGCTTCGGCCGTTCTGGCTGCGCGAGCCGCTCACCAAGGATATGGAGACAACGATCCTCGAGGATTTCTCCGGAGTTCTCACCGTTGCCGACCACAAGGCACGCATGGAAATGCTGCTTTACAGGGGAAGGGCCGACCAGGCGGCGCGCTTCGGCGATCTCGGCCAGGCACAGTCACTCTACCGCGCCTGGGCCGCCGCGATCCGTAAGGCACCCAATGCCGGCCAGCTCGTCAAGGCGGTCGACCCCAAATGGCACAAGGACCCCGGTTATACCTTCGTGCGGATTCTGCTTGCGAACCGTGCCGACAGATACGTCGAAGCCGCCGACCTTCTGGTCCACGCTCCGGACGACGCGAAGGCACTCGTCAATCCCGGGGAATGGTGGACGCAGCGCCGGATAACCAGCCGCGGGCTCGCCGATCTCGGCAAATACAAATCCGCCTACACGGTCGTCGCAAGTCACGCAGCGCGCGAACAGGCTGACGTGGTCGATGCGGAGTTCCATGCCGGCTGGTATGCGCTGCGAGGTCTGAACGACCCATCGACCGCGGCCAAGCATTTCCGCAACATCCTGCAATCCTCGAACCGCCCGCTTTCCGTCTCGCGCGCCTGGTACTGGATGGGCAGGGCAGCGGAAGCAGGCGGGCCCGGCAGTTCCAGCGAGTACTATACCAAGGCCGCGAATTTCCCCGGGACGTTTTATGGTCAGCTGGCGGCGGCGCGCATCGGCCGCAAGACGCTGAACGTCACCTATCCCAGCCCCTCACCCGATGAGCGCAACCGCTTCGAATCACGCGAGGCGGTCAAGGCAATCGCCCGCCTCGATGCGGCCGGGCACGGCTGGCGCGCGGCGGCACTCTACCGGGCTCTCGCCGACGAACTCCAGAGCCCCGGCGAAATGGCAATTCTTGCGGCCAAGGCCGAGCGTCAGGGTGATCACCAGCTGTCGCTTCAGGTCGGCAAGATCGCTTTCGGGCGCGGCATGGACGTAGCCGCCCTCGCCTTTCCCGTCGGCGTGATCCCAGCGGGCGCAAACATATCCGGCTCCGGCAAGGCGCTCGCCTATGCGATCGCGCGCCAGGAGAGCGCCTTCAATCCCGCAGCAGTCTCGCCGGCGAACGCGCGCGGCCTGCTGCAACTGCTTCCCGGCACGGCGCAGGGCGTCGCCAAGCGCTATGGCATTGCCTACTCCAAGGAAAAGCTGACCTCCGACGCGGGCTACAACGCCACGCTGGGTGCGCACTATCTCGGCGAGCAGATCAACGACTTCGGCGGTTCCTACATTCTCACCTTCATCGCCTACAATGCGGGGCCGAAACGCGTACCGCAGTGGATCGAGCGATATGGCGACCCGCGCGGAAAGCCGATCGACGAGGTCGTGGACTGGATCGAACGGATTCCGTTCACGGAGACACGCAGCTACGTGCAGCGGGTGATGGAGAACTATCAGGTCTACAAGACCCGGCTCGGCCAGGAAGCGGATATCGTCCACGATCTCAGGATGGGCCGCTGA